One genomic region from Blastococcus sp. Marseille-P5729 encodes:
- a CDS encoding energy-coupling factor ABC transporter substrate-binding protein, whose translation MRRWMINTLIVIAVAVLFGIAFMLGNQKEVADGDEVFGGTDAAATEMVEEANPDYEPWFSPLFEAESGEIESGLFALQAAIGAGVLGFALGALWQRNRPRTDAHGSVVGPSAPHSTDAR comes from the coding sequence ATGCGTAGGTGGATGATCAACACGCTTATCGTCATCGCGGTTGCGGTTCTCTTCGGGATCGCCTTCATGCTGGGAAACCAGAAGGAGGTCGCGGACGGCGACGAGGTCTTCGGCGGCACGGACGCCGCCGCCACCGAGATGGTGGAGGAGGCCAACCCCGACTACGAGCCCTGGTTCTCACCACTGTTCGAGGCCGAGTCCGGCGAGATCGAGTCGGGCCTGTTCGCGCTTCAGGCGGCGATCGGCGCCGGCGTCCTCGGGTTCGCGCTCGGCGCACTGTGGCAGCGTAACCGGCCCCGCACGGACGCTCACGGCTCCGTCGTCGGCCCGAGCGCGCCGCACTCGACAGACGCCCGCTAG
- the cbiQ gene encoding cobalt ECF transporter T component CbiQ, giving the protein MARLALDDAAWSSHWRGRSTAEKALLSIGLLLVAVTSPAPWVSLLILGTAMTIAIALARVPARGYLLALLAPASFVIIGSAVIAVHIGTPPPDAVWSWGPFSATTQSLLLAAQVTTRSMAAFSALLLLASTTPMSDILTGLRRLRVPEVLIDIASLIYRLLFALLGAASTIMEAQRARLGYSSGRAARRSVGALGGAVLMQAWGRARRLEEGLAGRGYTGSLRTLSAARPVSVWFVVAAVILLAALVTVSVLARFMR; this is encoded by the coding sequence ATGGCGCGACTCGCCCTCGATGACGCGGCGTGGAGCAGCCACTGGAGAGGCCGATCGACAGCGGAGAAGGCGCTGCTGTCGATCGGTCTGCTGCTGGTCGCAGTCACGTCGCCGGCGCCGTGGGTCTCGCTGCTGATTCTCGGCACGGCGATGACGATCGCGATCGCCCTCGCCCGGGTGCCGGCCCGCGGCTACCTGCTGGCGCTGCTCGCGCCCGCCTCGTTCGTGATCATCGGGTCGGCGGTGATCGCCGTGCACATCGGCACACCGCCGCCCGACGCGGTGTGGTCGTGGGGTCCGTTCTCGGCAACCACGCAGAGCCTGCTTCTCGCGGCCCAGGTGACCACGCGGAGTATGGCGGCGTTCTCAGCACTCCTCCTGCTCGCGTCGACGACACCGATGTCGGACATCCTCACCGGCCTACGACGGCTGCGAGTGCCGGAGGTGCTGATCGACATCGCGAGCCTCATCTACCGGCTACTGTTCGCCTTGCTCGGGGCGGCATCGACCATCATGGAGGCGCAACGAGCCCGCCTCGGTTACTCCTCGGGCCGCGCGGCCCGGCGGTCGGTCGGCGCCCTCGGTGGCGCCGTACTCATGCAGGCATGGGGCCGAGCACGACGGCTGGAGGAGGGCCTCGCCGGACGCGGCTACACCGGCTCGCTGCGGACGCTGTCGGCTGCCCGGCCGGTCTCGGTGTGGTTCGTGGTCGCAGCAGTCATACTCCTCGCCGCGCTCGTGACCGTCTCGGTTCTGGCGAGGTTCATGCGATGA
- a CDS encoding energy-coupling factor ABC transporter ATP-binding protein → MTPADDAMLLAAESVRAGYRGAPDVLHDASVQVMRGVRLAVMGANGSGKTTLLRCLSGAHEPASGTVISRGTPLRYKQSAMNTHRQHVQLVLQDPDDQLFSADVRADVSFGPINLGLPDAAVLARVREALDLLGIADLADRAVHQLSYGQRKRVAIAGAIAMRPSVLLLDEPSAGLDPTTVHQLYGVLRRLEDAGTTVVLATHDVDLAWRWADEVAVVHAGVVQQGPVADVLTDDALLDAARLQLPWQVDLLRRAGIAFDAANRPRSPADIADLIRDGSARGDDVLGDPG, encoded by the coding sequence ATGACGCCGGCCGACGACGCGATGCTCCTGGCGGCTGAATCGGTGCGCGCTGGCTACCGCGGGGCTCCCGACGTGTTACACGACGCCTCGGTGCAGGTCATGAGGGGAGTGCGGCTGGCCGTCATGGGCGCCAACGGCTCCGGCAAGACCACTCTGCTTCGCTGCCTCTCGGGAGCACATGAGCCCGCATCCGGCACCGTCATCTCGCGTGGTACTCCCTTGCGCTATAAGCAAAGTGCGATGAACACCCACCGGCAGCACGTGCAGCTCGTGCTGCAGGATCCTGACGATCAGCTCTTCTCCGCCGACGTCCGAGCAGACGTGTCGTTCGGGCCGATCAACCTCGGGCTGCCCGACGCGGCCGTGCTCGCGAGGGTCCGCGAGGCCCTCGACCTGCTCGGCATCGCCGATCTCGCCGACCGCGCCGTGCATCAGCTCTCGTACGGGCAGCGAAAACGAGTAGCGATCGCCGGTGCCATCGCGATGCGCCCGTCCGTGCTGCTGCTCGACGAACCGAGCGCCGGCCTCGACCCTACGACCGTCCACCAGCTGTACGGCGTTCTGCGCCGGCTCGAGGATGCCGGCACCACCGTCGTGCTGGCCACCCACGATGTGGATCTCGCCTGGCGCTGGGCGGATGAGGTCGCGGTCGTGCACGCGGGCGTCGTGCAGCAGGGACCAGTCGCCGACGTGCTCACCGACGACGCGCTGCTCGATGCCGCTCGGCTACAGCTTCCGTGGCAGGTCGACCTGCTCCGCCGGGCCGGGATTGCCTTCGATGCGGCGAACCGGCCCCGCTCGCCCGCCGACATCGCTGATCTGATCCGCGACGGATCAGCAAGAGGCGATGATGTCCTTGGCGATCCGGGCTAA
- a CDS encoding precorrin-2 C(20)-methyltransferase, with the protein MSTGRLWGVGLGPGDPGLITVKAAGLIGNADVIAYHAGAGGKQSIARAIAADLIPAGVIEEELRYPVTTGNYDHPGGYHGLLNDFYAECERRLAAHLEQDRDVVVIAEGDPLFYGSFMYLYDRLSPRFATEVVPGVTAMAGATAAIPEPLCRHEDVLTVLPGTLPVPELARRLADTDAAVIMKLGRTFSGVREALRQAGVLDRAVYVERATRDSQQIMPAREVDPTTVPYMSIIVVPGLDRRADAAGRATRDETQIAATAEKQTGTVHVVGLGPGPDKWLSPEAGEILARVDDVIGYAPYVDRVPQREGLTRHASGNTVEVDRGRHALQLAKSGREVAVVSGGDAGVFGMAAAVFEAAEDPAYADVDINVAPGISAALAASALAGAPLGADLVLMSMSDRLKPWQVIEKRLRAAGEGDFVVAIYNPRSRSRPDQLEQARQVLLEVKAPGTIVIVARDVGRAEESLQVTTLDELDTETVDMKCLVIVGASSTRVTPSGRVWTPRFVSD; encoded by the coding sequence ATGAGCACGGGACGACTGTGGGGAGTTGGCCTTGGACCGGGTGATCCGGGCCTGATCACCGTCAAGGCGGCCGGGTTGATCGGGAACGCCGATGTGATCGCGTATCACGCCGGAGCGGGCGGCAAGCAGTCGATTGCGCGCGCGATCGCGGCCGATCTGATTCCAGCGGGCGTGATCGAGGAAGAGCTGCGATATCCGGTCACGACGGGGAACTACGATCACCCCGGCGGTTATCACGGGCTGCTGAACGACTTCTATGCCGAGTGCGAGCGGCGGCTCGCCGCGCACCTCGAGCAAGACCGCGACGTCGTCGTCATCGCGGAGGGCGATCCACTGTTCTACGGGTCGTTCATGTATCTGTACGACCGGCTTTCACCGCGCTTCGCCACCGAGGTGGTGCCGGGGGTGACGGCGATGGCGGGCGCCACCGCGGCGATCCCCGAGCCGCTGTGCCGTCACGAGGACGTGCTCACCGTGCTCCCCGGCACCCTTCCCGTCCCAGAGCTGGCGCGCCGTCTGGCCGACACCGACGCCGCAGTGATCATGAAGCTGGGCCGCACCTTCAGTGGAGTCCGGGAGGCGCTGCGACAGGCCGGCGTACTTGACCGGGCGGTGTATGTCGAGCGGGCCACCCGAGACTCCCAGCAGATCATGCCGGCGCGGGAGGTCGACCCCACCACTGTGCCGTACATGTCGATCATCGTCGTCCCCGGACTCGATCGGCGCGCGGACGCTGCCGGCCGCGCGACCCGAGACGAAACGCAGATCGCCGCCACTGCGGAAAAGCAGACGGGAACAGTCCACGTCGTCGGGCTCGGCCCTGGGCCGGACAAGTGGCTCTCGCCCGAGGCCGGTGAGATCCTGGCCCGCGTGGACGACGTCATCGGCTATGCGCCGTACGTCGATCGGGTGCCCCAGCGCGAGGGTCTCACCCGGCATGCCAGTGGCAACACCGTCGAGGTCGACCGCGGCCGGCACGCCCTCCAGCTGGCGAAGAGCGGCCGCGAGGTGGCGGTCGTCTCCGGCGGCGACGCAGGAGTGTTCGGCATGGCCGCCGCCGTCTTCGAGGCTGCGGAGGACCCGGCCTACGCGGATGTCGACATCAACGTGGCACCGGGGATCTCGGCCGCGCTGGCCGCCTCGGCCCTCGCCGGAGCGCCGCTCGGTGCCGATCTGGTGCTGATGTCGATGAGCGACCGGCTCAAGCCGTGGCAGGTCATCGAGAAGCGGCTCCGCGCAGCGGGCGAGGGCGACTTTGTGGTCGCGATCTACAACCCGCGCTCCCGTTCGCGTCCCGATCAGCTCGAGCAGGCCCGTCAGGTGCTGCTGGAGGTAAAGGCCCCCGGCACCATCGTGATCGTCGCGCGGGACGTCGGCCGGGCAGAGGAGTCACTGCAGGTCACCACGCTCGACGAGCTCGACACCGAGACGGTCGACATGAAGTGCCTGGTGATCGTCGGCGCGTCGTCCACCCGCGTCACGCCGTCCGGCCGGGTCTGGACCCCGCGCTTCGTGTCGGACTGA
- a CDS encoding precorrin-8X methylmutase, with protein sequence MNQIHRPARAYEYETDGQEIYRQSFGMIRDEARARLSALPDDVTDVAVRIVHAAGDVAVADQIAAHPDVVRAARSALRSGAPILADSNMVAHGVTRRRLPADNEVICLLRDDRVPALAREWQTTRSAAAVSLWADRLEGAVVAVGNAPTALFHLLEMLEDPSLGTPRPAAIVGMPVGFVGSAESKTALAEHELPEGGQVPWIVVHGRRGGSAMAAAALNALAHESELA encoded by the coding sequence ATGAACCAGATCCACAGGCCCGCCCGCGCATACGAGTACGAGACCGACGGGCAGGAGATCTACCGCCAGTCCTTCGGGATGATCCGCGACGAGGCTCGCGCGCGGTTGTCGGCGTTGCCGGACGACGTCACCGATGTCGCAGTCCGGATCGTCCACGCCGCAGGCGATGTAGCCGTCGCCGACCAGATCGCCGCGCACCCGGACGTCGTCCGCGCCGCGCGCTCGGCGCTGCGATCGGGCGCCCCGATCCTCGCGGACAGCAACATGGTCGCGCACGGCGTGACCCGTCGCCGGCTGCCCGCCGACAACGAGGTGATCTGTCTGCTGCGCGACGACCGGGTTCCTGCATTGGCGCGAGAATGGCAAACCACCCGATCTGCGGCGGCCGTCTCGCTGTGGGCCGACCGGCTGGAGGGTGCGGTCGTCGCGGTCGGCAACGCCCCGACCGCGCTGTTCCATCTGCTGGAGATGCTGGAGGATCCCTCCCTCGGGACCCCTCGCCCGGCCGCGATCGTGGGCATGCCCGTCGGCTTCGTCGGCTCGGCCGAGTCGAAGACTGCGTTAGCCGAGCACGAGTTGCCCGAGGGCGGCCAGGTCCCATGGATCGTGGTGCACGGCCGTCGTGGCGGATCGGCGATGGCGGCTGCCGCGCTCAACGCGCTCGCGCACGAGTCCGAGCTCGCATGA